A window of the Streptomyces albireticuli genome harbors these coding sequences:
- a CDS encoding aldehyde dehydrogenase family protein: MTRYADPGSSDAVVSYRPRYDHWIGGAYVPPAKGRYFENPTPVNGQPFTEVARGTAEDVERALDAAHAAAPAWGRTSPADRAAVLNRVADRMEENLTALAVAESWENGKPVRETLAADIPLAIDHFRYFAGALRAQEGSLSELDEDTVAYHFHEPLGVVAQIIPWNFPLLMAAWKLAPALAAGNAVVLKPAEQTPASIHVWMEMVADLLPPGVVNIVNGFGVEAGKPLASSPRVAKIAFTGETTTGRLIMQYASENLKPVTLELGGKSPNIFFDDVSAADDDFLDKALEGFTMFALNQGEVCTCPSRALIQRGHYTPFLEAAKARTEAIVPGHPLDTTTMIGAQASNDQLEKILSYLDLGRQEGARILTGGARADLGGDLKGGYYVQPTIFEGDNRMRVFQEEIFGPVVAVTSFKDFDDAMTLANDTLYGLGAGVWTRNGTTAYRAGRTIQAGRVWTNCYHAYPAHAAFGGYKQSGIGRENHRMMLDHYQQTKNLLVSYSPKKLGFF, translated from the coding sequence ATGACCCGCTATGCCGACCCCGGCTCCTCCGACGCGGTCGTCTCGTACCGGCCGCGGTACGACCACTGGATCGGCGGCGCGTACGTGCCGCCGGCCAAGGGCCGGTACTTCGAGAATCCGACGCCGGTGAACGGGCAGCCGTTCACGGAGGTCGCGCGGGGCACGGCGGAGGACGTCGAGCGCGCGCTGGACGCGGCGCACGCGGCGGCGCCGGCGTGGGGCCGCACGTCGCCGGCGGACCGGGCGGCGGTCCTGAACCGCGTCGCCGACCGGATGGAGGAGAACCTGACGGCGCTGGCCGTGGCGGAGTCCTGGGAGAACGGCAAACCGGTCCGCGAGACGCTGGCCGCCGACATCCCGCTGGCCATCGACCACTTCCGCTACTTCGCGGGGGCGCTCCGGGCCCAGGAGGGCAGCCTGTCCGAGCTGGACGAGGACACGGTGGCGTACCACTTCCACGAGCCGCTGGGCGTGGTCGCCCAGATCATCCCCTGGAACTTCCCCCTCCTGATGGCCGCGTGGAAGCTGGCCCCGGCCCTCGCGGCGGGGAACGCGGTGGTCCTCAAGCCCGCCGAGCAGACCCCGGCGTCCATCCACGTGTGGATGGAGATGGTGGCGGACCTGCTGCCGCCCGGCGTGGTGAACATCGTCAACGGCTTCGGCGTGGAGGCCGGCAAGCCGCTGGCCTCCAGCCCGCGCGTGGCCAAGATCGCCTTCACGGGCGAGACCACGACGGGCCGCCTGATCATGCAGTACGCGTCCGAGAACCTGAAGCCGGTCACCCTGGAACTGGGCGGCAAGAGCCCGAACATCTTCTTCGACGACGTCTCGGCGGCCGACGACGACTTCCTGGACAAGGCGCTCGAAGGCTTCACGATGTTCGCCCTCAACCAGGGCGAGGTCTGCACCTGCCCGTCCCGCGCCCTGATCCAGCGGGGCCACTACACCCCGTTCCTGGAGGCGGCCAAGGCCCGCACGGAGGCGATCGTCCCGGGGCACCCCCTGGACACCACCACGATGATCGGCGCCCAGGCCTCCAACGACCAGCTGGAGAAGATCCTCTCCTACCTCGACCTGGGCAGGCAGGAGGGCGCCCGCATCCTCACCGGCGGCGCCCGGGCCGACCTCGGCGGCGACCTCAAGGGCGGCTACTACGTCCAGCCCACGATCTTCGAGGGCGACAACCGCATGCGCGTCTTCCAGGAAGAGATCTTCGGCCCCGTCGTCGCCGTCACCTCCTTCAAGGACTTCGACGACGCGATGACCCTGGCCAACGACACCCTCTACGGCCTGGGCGCCGGCGTCTGGACCCGCAACGGCACCACGGCCTACCGAGCCGGCCGCACCATCCAGGCCGGCCGCGTCTGGACGAACTGCTACCACGCCTACCCGGCCCATGCCGCATTCGGCGGCTATAAGCAGTCGGGCATAGGGCGGGAGAACCACCGGATGATGCTGGACCACTACCAGCAGACGAAGAATCTGCTGGTGAGCTACTCCCCGAAGAAGCTGGGCTTCTTCTAG
- a CDS encoding helix-turn-helix domain-containing protein, with protein sequence MVNPWLAMACGEGPAERCRTVRGAHAAFVTGGTGGGAGGVVDPRVRAVVADSWRRSAAALPGPEFVAPVELADAELESHRRDHPLAAVLPLFRELLGSVAEDGAHLLAVCDAAGRMLWVEGPAGMRRGAERMNFVAGARWDERHAGTNAPGTALALGHPVQIFATEHYNRLVQSWTCAAAPVRDPRTGRLLGAVDITGGDHLAGPHSLALVRATARAAEAELAAAGEPVRDGLSALGRDEALLTLGGRRLRLGRRHSEILVLLADHPAGLTGDQLTAGLYGDRPVPPVTLRAELSRLRRLVGPLLGSRPYRLCAPVETDFAAVGRGLAEDGPRGAVRAYGGPLLPSSEAPGVCRMRRRLEGLLRRAVLGSGDAGALQLWADTPWGGEDLEVWERLLAALPMSAPQRGAVAAEAARLRRAYGPGARATSAQPRGG encoded by the coding sequence GTGGTCAACCCGTGGCTGGCGATGGCGTGCGGGGAGGGTCCCGCCGAGCGGTGCCGTACGGTCCGGGGCGCGCACGCGGCGTTCGTGACGGGAGGGACGGGCGGTGGGGCCGGCGGGGTGGTGGACCCGCGGGTGCGCGCGGTCGTGGCCGACTCGTGGCGGCGTTCGGCGGCGGCGCTGCCGGGGCCGGAGTTCGTCGCGCCGGTGGAGCTGGCGGACGCGGAGCTGGAGAGCCACCGCCGGGACCACCCGCTGGCGGCGGTGCTGCCGCTCTTCCGCGAGCTGCTCGGTTCCGTGGCCGAGGACGGGGCGCACCTGCTGGCGGTCTGCGACGCGGCGGGGAGGATGCTGTGGGTGGAGGGGCCCGCGGGGATGCGCAGGGGCGCGGAGCGGATGAACTTCGTCGCGGGGGCGCGCTGGGACGAGCGGCACGCGGGGACGAACGCGCCGGGCACGGCACTGGCGCTGGGCCACCCCGTGCAGATCTTCGCCACGGAGCACTACAACCGCCTGGTGCAGTCATGGACGTGCGCGGCCGCCCCGGTGCGCGATCCGCGGACCGGGCGGCTGCTGGGCGCGGTGGACATCACCGGCGGCGACCACCTGGCGGGGCCGCACAGCCTGGCGCTGGTCAGGGCGACGGCGCGGGCGGCGGAGGCGGAGCTGGCGGCCGCCGGGGAGCCGGTGCGCGACGGGCTGTCGGCGCTGGGGCGCGACGAGGCGCTGCTGACCCTGGGCGGCCGGCGCCTGCGGCTGGGGCGCCGCCACAGCGAGATCCTGGTCCTGCTGGCGGACCACCCGGCGGGCCTGACGGGCGACCAGCTGACGGCGGGCCTGTACGGGGACCGGCCGGTGCCGCCGGTGACGCTGCGGGCGGAGCTGTCACGGCTGAGACGGCTGGTGGGCCCGCTGCTGGGCTCGCGCCCGTACCGGCTGTGCGCGCCGGTGGAGACGGACTTCGCCGCGGTGGGGCGCGGGCTGGCGGAGGACGGCCCGCGTGGGGCGGTACGGGCGTACGGGGGCCCGCTGCTGCCGTCGTCGGAGGCGCCGGGGGTGTGCCGGATGCGGCGGAGGCTGGAGGGTCTGCTGCGGCGGGCGGTCCTGGGCTCCGGCGACGCGGGGGCGCTCCAGCTGTGGGCGGACACCCCGTGGGGCGGGGAGGACCTGGAGGTGTGGGAGCGGCTGCTGGCGGCGCTGCCGATGAGCGCGCCGCAGCGGGGCGCGGTGGCGGCGGAGGCGGCACGGCTGCGCCGGGCGTACGGGCCGGGCGCGCGGGCAACGTCCGCGCAACCTCGCGGGGGCTAG
- a CDS encoding holin yields MPKVLIDVLERTLAAYLTTFLGLLLADGFDLTDVSALKAAAIAAVPAALSVIKGAIGTRFGDRTSAAWLPGKKSSGRKGTGAKRTGKRAGANTPAKKTAAKRSPAKKAPAAKTAAKTAAKKTSSPAPTKETP; encoded by the coding sequence ATGCCGAAAGTTCTCATCGACGTACTCGAACGCACCCTCGCCGCCTACCTCACCACCTTCCTCGGCCTCCTCCTCGCCGACGGCTTCGACCTGACCGACGTGTCCGCGCTCAAGGCCGCCGCCATCGCCGCCGTCCCCGCCGCGCTCTCCGTGATCAAGGGCGCGATAGGCACCCGCTTCGGCGACAGGACGAGCGCCGCCTGGCTGCCCGGGAAGAAGTCGTCCGGGAGGAAGGGGACGGGGGCGAAGCGGACCGGGAAACGGGCCGGGGCGAACACGCCCGCGAAGAAGACGGCCGCCAAGAGGTCCCCCGCGAAGAAGGCCCCCGCCGCGAAGACCGCCGCCAAGACCGCCGCCAAGAAGACCTCCTCCCCGGCTCCCACGAAGGAGACGCCCTGA
- a CDS encoding zf-HC2 domain-containing protein has translation MHCREFRTALSARLDGEEPPPDVSGPVLDAHLLGCVECRGWGERARRLKLLTAGLG, from the coding sequence GTGCATTGCCGTGAGTTCCGTACCGCCCTGTCCGCCCGCCTCGACGGGGAGGAGCCGCCGCCGGACGTGTCCGGTCCGGTGCTCGACGCCCATCTGCTGGGCTGCGTCGAGTGCCGTGGCTGGGGTGAGCGGGCGCGCCGGCTCAAGCTGCTGACGGCGGGTCTCGGCTGA
- a CDS encoding sigma-70 family RNA polymerase sigma factor, whose translation MRDDETVTAWALAARGGDADAVERFIRATQHDVRRYVARLSNDPQGADDLVQETYLRALRSLPRFEGRSSARTWLLTIARRTVVDRLRFNAARPRLSDTDDWQSAAERTQSAELPGFDEGVALSQLLDRLPYERREAFVLTQLLGLPYAEAAVVAGCPVGTVRSRVARAREALIVQLETAERAAAGGVTGMPVMARAAA comes from the coding sequence GTGCGTGACGACGAGACGGTGACCGCCTGGGCGCTCGCCGCCCGCGGCGGTGACGCCGACGCCGTGGAGCGCTTCATCCGCGCCACCCAGCACGACGTACGGCGCTACGTGGCGCGGCTCAGCAACGACCCGCAGGGCGCGGACGACCTCGTGCAGGAGACGTATCTGCGCGCGCTGCGCTCGCTGCCGCGCTTCGAGGGCCGCTCGTCGGCCCGTACCTGGCTGCTGACCATCGCCCGCCGCACGGTCGTGGACCGGCTCCGCTTCAACGCGGCCCGGCCCCGGCTCTCCGACACGGACGACTGGCAGTCGGCCGCCGAACGGACCCAGTCCGCCGAGCTGCCCGGCTTCGACGAGGGCGTGGCCCTGTCCCAGCTGCTCGACCGGCTGCCCTACGAGAGGCGCGAGGCCTTCGTCCTCACCCAGCTCCTGGGCCTGCCCTACGCGGAGGCCGCGGTCGTCGCGGGGTGCCCGGTCGGCACCGTCCGGTCGCGGGTGGCGCGGGCGCGTGAGGCGCTGATCGTGCAGCTGGAGACGGCGGAGCGGGCCGCCGCGGGCGGTGTCACGGGGATGCCCGTGATGGCGCGGGCCGCGGCCTGA
- a CDS encoding copper chaperone PCu(A)C has translation MSTATRTATDSPAAAGLRAGGRTALLAGAARAALVPLLASAVTLGGLGAWTLSGAAARPAAVTVDDARILLPFGADDTAAFFRIRNTGDVADELVDVEVPDAGGTMLSRTVVERGAGSMRMVPSVPVPAGRAVEMSPHGLDVMVVRPPRLRLGERLPVTLRFRESGAVRVEALVVRPGSDGTAAGR, from the coding sequence GTGAGCACCGCCACCCGTACCGCCACGGACTCCCCCGCCGCCGCGGGGCTCCGCGCCGGCGGCCGGACCGCCCTCCTGGCCGGGGCCGCCCGCGCCGCCCTCGTCCCGCTGCTCGCCTCCGCCGTCACGCTCGGCGGCCTGGGCGCCTGGACGCTGTCCGGGGCGGCGGCCCGCCCGGCGGCCGTGACGGTCGACGACGCGCGCATCCTGCTCCCGTTCGGCGCGGACGACACGGCGGCGTTCTTCCGGATCCGCAACACGGGCGACGTGGCCGACGAGCTCGTGGACGTCGAGGTCCCGGACGCCGGCGGCACGATGCTGAGCCGCACCGTGGTCGAGCGGGGCGCGGGTTCCATGCGCATGGTCCCGTCCGTGCCCGTGCCCGCGGGCCGCGCGGTGGAGATGTCGCCGCACGGCCTGGACGTGATGGTGGTGCGCCCGCCCCGGCTCCGGCTGGGCGAGCGGCTGCCGGTGACGCTGCGGTTCCGCGAGAGCGGCGCGGTCCGGGTGGAGGCGCTGGTCGTACGGCCGGGCAGTGACGGAACCGCCGCCGGGAGGTAG
- a CDS encoding heavy metal translocating P-type ATPase, translating to MTTSASGPGGATVADAATTELIVGGMTCAACVNRVEKKLGRLDGVSASVNLATGRARVSHPAAVTAAELMAVVEGAGFTASLPEPPAAAAHPEGGADGPAEPSAMTRLLVTALLSVPVLVLSMVPGLQFRNWQWLCFALATPVAVWGAWPFHAKALRGLRHAAATMDTLVSLGVLASYSWSAYALFLGGAGDPDMRMPFTLVPAVGSMGGGTADVYLEAVVGVPLFVLIGRSLEARARHSTGSALRALASLAAKDVVVRRDGAEHRVPIERLRVGDHFVVRPGERVATDGTVVAGSSALDMSLVTGESAPVETGPGSAVVGGAVNSGGLLEVRAEAVGADTRLARIARLVEDAQAGKAKAQRVADAVAGVFVPAVLAVAVTVLGFWLGAGAAPQAAVTAAVAVLVVACPCALGLATPTALLAATGRGAGLGILVKGPQALEGLRRVDTVVLDKTGTLTTGSMTVTGVSVRAGGPGADEVLRLAAAVERGSEHPVGRAVRVYAEESGTGAPPEVADFVATPGKGVAGRVGDRLVEVVRPEGGPGRTHTRKQKGKRPAGQRPRPVGLPAELDDAVREAERDGRTAVVVRVAGAPEAVITLGDTVRPGSYRAVDHLKRLGLRPVLATGDSEGAARAVAAELGIEEVHARATPEDKAELVRGLRAAGRRVAVIGDGVNDTAALAGADLGIAMGGGTDAAIGAADVTLVREDMGALADAVRLARRTSGTVRANLAWAFGYNLVTLPLAAVGLLSPMVAAAAMSVSSVLVVANSLRLRGWQPRRSGLGGTGGGRGGGRRPGARGPRAGVAPVAAAGTTPGPRRGEEGTDGGARPVRLPAGGAAEKNLRNDDDTRGDA from the coding sequence ATGACGACCTCGGCGAGCGGGCCCGGCGGGGCCACCGTGGCGGACGCCGCGACGACGGAGCTGATCGTCGGCGGGATGACCTGCGCGGCGTGCGTGAACCGGGTGGAGAAGAAGCTCGGCCGGCTGGACGGCGTGAGCGCGAGCGTCAACCTCGCCACGGGCCGGGCCAGGGTGAGCCACCCGGCCGCGGTGACCGCGGCGGAGCTGATGGCCGTGGTGGAGGGCGCGGGATTCACCGCGTCGCTGCCCGAACCGCCGGCCGCCGCCGCGCATCCGGAGGGTGGGGCGGACGGGCCGGCGGAGCCGTCGGCCATGACCCGGCTGCTGGTCACAGCCCTGCTGTCGGTACCTGTGCTGGTCCTTTCCATGGTCCCCGGCCTCCAGTTCCGCAACTGGCAGTGGCTGTGCTTCGCCCTGGCCACGCCGGTGGCCGTGTGGGGCGCGTGGCCGTTCCACGCCAAGGCGCTGCGCGGCCTGCGGCACGCGGCCGCGACCATGGACACGCTGGTCTCGCTGGGCGTGCTGGCCTCCTACTCGTGGTCGGCGTACGCCCTGTTCCTCGGCGGCGCCGGGGACCCGGACATGCGGATGCCGTTCACTCTGGTCCCGGCCGTGGGCTCGATGGGCGGCGGCACGGCGGACGTGTACCTCGAAGCGGTCGTCGGCGTGCCGCTGTTCGTACTGATCGGCCGGTCGCTGGAGGCGCGGGCGCGGCACAGCACGGGGTCGGCGCTGCGGGCGCTCGCCTCGCTCGCCGCGAAGGACGTCGTCGTGCGGCGGGACGGCGCCGAGCACCGGGTGCCGATCGAGCGGCTGCGGGTCGGCGACCACTTCGTCGTACGCCCCGGTGAGCGGGTCGCGACCGACGGCACGGTCGTCGCGGGCAGCTCGGCACTGGACATGTCCCTGGTGACGGGCGAGAGCGCGCCCGTCGAGACGGGCCCCGGCTCGGCCGTGGTGGGCGGTGCCGTCAACTCCGGCGGCCTGCTGGAGGTGCGGGCGGAGGCCGTCGGCGCCGACACGCGGCTCGCCCGGATCGCTCGGCTGGTGGAGGACGCGCAGGCGGGCAAGGCGAAGGCGCAGCGGGTCGCCGACGCGGTGGCCGGGGTGTTCGTCCCGGCGGTGCTGGCCGTGGCCGTCACGGTCCTCGGCTTCTGGCTCGGCGCGGGTGCCGCCCCGCAGGCGGCGGTCACGGCCGCCGTCGCGGTGCTCGTGGTCGCCTGCCCGTGCGCGCTCGGCCTCGCGACCCCCACGGCCCTGCTGGCCGCGACGGGCCGGGGCGCGGGCCTCGGCATCCTGGTCAAGGGCCCGCAGGCGCTGGAGGGGCTGCGCCGGGTGGACACCGTCGTCCTGGACAAGACCGGCACGCTGACGACGGGTTCGATGACGGTGACGGGCGTGAGCGTCCGCGCCGGCGGGCCGGGCGCGGACGAGGTCCTGCGGCTGGCCGCGGCGGTCGAGCGGGGTTCGGAGCACCCGGTCGGCCGGGCGGTCCGCGTGTACGCGGAGGAGTCCGGCACGGGCGCCCCGCCGGAGGTCGCGGACTTCGTGGCGACGCCGGGCAAGGGCGTCGCCGGACGGGTCGGGGACCGGCTGGTGGAGGTCGTACGGCCGGAGGGCGGGCCGGGCCGTACGCACACGAGGAAGCAGAAGGGGAAGCGCCCCGCCGGGCAGCGGCCCCGGCCGGTCGGCCTGCCGGCCGAGCTCGACGACGCGGTGCGCGAGGCCGAGCGGGACGGGCGGACCGCGGTGGTGGTCCGGGTGGCGGGCGCGCCGGAGGCGGTGATCACCCTGGGCGACACCGTGCGCCCCGGCTCGTACCGCGCGGTCGACCACCTGAAGCGGCTCGGGCTGCGCCCGGTGCTCGCCACGGGCGACAGCGAGGGCGCGGCGCGGGCCGTCGCGGCGGAGCTCGGCATCGAGGAGGTGCATGCGCGGGCCACGCCCGAGGACAAGGCTGAGCTCGTCCGCGGGCTGCGCGCGGCGGGCCGCCGGGTCGCGGTCATCGGCGACGGCGTCAACGACACGGCGGCGCTGGCCGGCGCGGACCTGGGCATCGCGATGGGCGGCGGCACGGACGCGGCCATCGGCGCGGCGGACGTGACGCTGGTCCGCGAGGACATGGGCGCCCTGGCGGACGCGGTCCGCCTGGCCCGGCGGACGTCGGGGACGGTCCGCGCCAATCTGGCCTGGGCCTTCGGCTACAACCTGGTCACCCTGCCGCTGGCGGCGGTGGGCCTGCTGAGCCCGATGGTGGCCGCGGCCGCGATGTCGGTGAGCTCGGTCCTGGTCGTGGCGAACAGCCTGCGGCTGAGGGGCTGGCAGCCGAGGCGGTCGGGGCTGGGCGGCACCGGCGGCGGCCGGGGCGGCGGCCGACGGCCCGGGGCGCGGGGGCCGCGTGCGGGCGTCGCGCCCGTGGCGGCGGCGGGCACGACGCCCGGGCCGCGCCGGGGCGAGGAGGGAACGGACGGCGGGGCCCGGCCCGTACGGCTGCCCGCGGGCGGCGCCGCGGAGAAGAACCTGAGGAACGACGACGACACCCGGGGTGACGCGTGA
- a CDS encoding cytochrome P450 family protein — protein MSLPDPIPLYGPEYKRDPYPLYERLRAAGPIHRVLFPSGVTAWLVTGHAAAQRTLADPRLGKNHSRGNDRWRERASIMPEPQHSQLQVHLLHQDPPKHTAMRRLVTDAFAPRRAEAMRPRFQEMADALVDAVPEDADTADLVACFAARFPFQVLAEVIGLSPRLAARFRREWGKVVAPVGPTDPGRPAYEALLRELQAYIAEVVADPGEGLLGGLVAARDAGELTREELDSMIFQLLVAGQEPVTNQITTAMVALLRHPGVLDRLRAEPDLMPAAVEELMRLDGAFELTTWRFLAEDADLHGTRVPAGDSVIVSLCAANRDPERFPDPDTLDLDRAQGPHLSFGHGVHFCPGAALARIELQVALGTLIRRLPGLRLAVPDAELPWIPAVLGRGVGELPVAFDRPVCPRPRG, from the coding sequence GTGTCGCTGCCCGACCCGATCCCCCTGTACGGACCCGAGTACAAGCGGGATCCCTATCCGCTGTACGAGCGCCTGCGCGCCGCCGGCCCGATCCACCGGGTGCTCTTCCCCAGCGGGGTCACCGCGTGGCTGGTCACCGGCCACGCCGCCGCCCAGCGGACCCTCGCCGACCCCCGGCTCGGCAAGAACCACTCGCGGGGCAACGACCGCTGGCGCGAGCGCGCCTCGATCATGCCCGAGCCGCAGCACTCCCAGCTCCAGGTGCACCTCCTCCACCAGGACCCGCCCAAGCACACGGCCATGCGCCGCCTGGTCACGGACGCCTTCGCGCCGCGCCGGGCCGAGGCGATGCGGCCGCGCTTCCAGGAGATGGCGGACGCGCTCGTCGACGCCGTGCCCGAGGACGCGGACACGGCGGACCTCGTCGCCTGCTTCGCCGCCCGCTTCCCCTTCCAGGTCCTCGCCGAGGTCATCGGGCTGTCCCCGCGCCTCGCCGCCCGCTTCCGGCGCGAGTGGGGCAAGGTCGTGGCCCCCGTCGGCCCCACCGACCCCGGCCGCCCCGCCTACGAGGCGCTGCTGCGGGAACTCCAGGCGTACATCGCCGAGGTGGTGGCCGACCCCGGCGAGGGCCTCCTCGGCGGCCTGGTCGCCGCCCGTGACGCGGGCGAGCTGACCCGGGAGGAGCTGGACTCCATGATCTTCCAGCTGCTGGTGGCCGGCCAGGAGCCCGTCACCAACCAGATCACCACCGCCATGGTCGCCCTGCTCCGCCACCCCGGGGTGCTGGACCGGCTGCGCGCCGAGCCGGACCTGATGCCCGCCGCGGTCGAGGAACTGATGCGCCTCGACGGTGCCTTCGAGCTGACGACCTGGCGCTTCCTCGCCGAGGACGCCGACCTGCACGGCACCCGGGTGCCCGCCGGCGACTCCGTGATCGTCTCGCTGTGCGCCGCCAACCGCGACCCCGAGCGGTTCCCCGACCCCGACACCCTCGACCTCGACCGGGCCCAGGGCCCGCACCTGTCCTTCGGGCACGGCGTCCATTTCTGCCCCGGCGCCGCCCTCGCCCGCATCGAACTCCAGGTCGCCCTCGGCACCCTGATCCGCCGCCTCCCGGGGCTCCGCCTCGCGGTCCCCGACGCGGAACTGCCCTGGATCCCCGCCGTCCTCGGCCGGGGCGTGGGCGAGCTGCCCGTCGCCTTCGACCGGCCCGTCTGCCCCCGCCCCCGTGGATGA
- a CDS encoding L-tyrosine/L-tryptophan isonitrile synthase family protein, with protein MPTLSADLAPAVDTALPGAVAAPVPPLKTARPIGTPSPAATTVEARVLSLLLPYHRTSGQASPDPADHPEQLRQIRQFTQAGEPVVLTLPGFPCKSPNPAKVLGHLPDEGERLSLGFLDRLCARVGEVYEPGARMLICSDGHIFGDLIRVPDARIDAYGDALRALIRDEGLTRLDTFDLRDVHGDLDHDTKRHLVTDAYAPSVPSLRELARTDEETARLYRGITRFLVEDTADFTGTRSALQRECRTRAYGVIARSRAWGDLIAHHHPRSVRLSIHPQRPGSEKFGIRLLDAADAWATPWHTVVLRGRGGAARLMRREDAERVGRLVLRDGRPSHYEEN; from the coding sequence ATGCCGACCCTTTCCGCAGACCTCGCCCCCGCCGTGGACACCGCCCTCCCCGGGGCCGTCGCGGCACCCGTCCCGCCCCTGAAGACGGCCCGCCCCATAGGCACCCCCTCGCCCGCGGCGACCACGGTCGAGGCCCGGGTGCTCAGCCTCCTCCTGCCGTACCACCGCACGAGCGGTCAGGCCTCCCCGGACCCCGCCGACCACCCGGAGCAGTTGCGCCAGATACGGCAGTTCACACAGGCCGGCGAGCCCGTCGTCCTCACCCTGCCCGGCTTCCCCTGCAAGTCGCCGAACCCGGCCAAGGTGCTCGGCCACCTCCCCGACGAGGGCGAGCGGCTCTCCCTGGGCTTCCTCGACCGTCTCTGCGCGCGCGTCGGCGAGGTGTACGAGCCCGGGGCGCGCATGCTCATCTGCTCCGACGGGCACATCTTCGGCGACCTCATCCGGGTGCCCGACGCGCGGATCGACGCCTACGGGGACGCCCTGCGCGCCCTCATCCGCGACGAGGGGCTGACCCGCCTCGACACGTTCGACCTGCGCGACGTCCACGGCGACCTCGACCACGACACCAAGCGGCACCTGGTCACCGACGCCTACGCGCCCTCCGTGCCCAGCCTGCGCGAACTGGCCCGCACCGACGAGGAGACCGCCCGCCTCTACCGCGGCATCACCCGCTTCCTCGTCGAGGACACCGCGGACTTCACCGGCACCCGCTCCGCCCTCCAGCGCGAGTGCCGCACCCGCGCCTACGGCGTCATCGCCCGCAGCCGCGCCTGGGGCGACCTCATCGCCCACCACCACCCCAGGTCCGTACGCCTGTCGATCCACCCGCAGCGCCCGGGCTCCGAGAAGTTCGGCATCCGCCTGCTGGACGCCGCCGACGCGTGGGCCACGCCGTGGCACACGGTGGTGCTGCGGGGACGAGGGGGAGCGGCGCGGCTGATGCGGCGCGAGGACGCGGAGCGCGTCGGGCGGCTCGTGCTGCGCGACGGGCGCCCCAGCCACTACGAGGAGAACTGA
- a CDS encoding ABC transporter ATP-binding protein has protein sequence MRIAVEGLDVELSGRTVVSGVHLVAEDGEIAGLIGPNGSGKSTVLRTVYRYLRPHAGRVLLGDTDIRSLTAAETARRVAALPQERGSDFELSVRAVVAMGRTPYKRAFAGEDRADADIVATALDRVGMAGAGARRFSTLSGGERQRVLLARALAQDPKVLVLDEPTNHLDVRHQVELLALLREQRRTTLLSLHDLNAAASLCDRLHVLHEGSVVASGTPREVLTPELLAEVFGVRAAVVEHPLTGDPLIAFDHRGVAGADAGAAADSPAPPLPVPGG, from the coding sequence ATGCGGATCGCCGTCGAGGGGCTCGACGTCGAGCTGTCCGGCCGGACCGTGGTGTCCGGCGTCCACCTGGTCGCCGAGGACGGCGAGATCGCCGGGCTGATCGGGCCGAACGGCAGCGGCAAGTCGACCGTGCTGCGGACCGTCTACCGCTATCTGCGCCCGCACGCGGGGCGGGTGCTGCTCGGGGACACCGACATCCGGTCGCTGACCGCGGCCGAGACGGCCCGGCGGGTGGCGGCGCTGCCGCAGGAGCGCGGCAGCGACTTCGAGCTGTCGGTCCGGGCGGTCGTCGCGATGGGCCGCACGCCGTACAAGCGGGCGTTCGCGGGAGAGGACCGCGCGGACGCGGACATCGTGGCGACGGCCCTGGACCGGGTCGGCATGGCCGGTGCCGGGGCGCGCCGCTTCTCCACCCTGTCGGGCGGCGAGCGGCAGCGGGTGCTGCTGGCACGGGCCCTGGCCCAGGACCCGAAGGTCCTGGTGCTCGACGAGCCGACGAACCACCTGGACGTACGGCACCAGGTGGAGCTGCTGGCCCTGCTGCGGGAGCAGCGCCGTACGACCCTGCTCTCGCTGCACGACCTCAACGCGGCGGCGTCGCTGTGCGACCGGCTGCACGTGCTGCACGAGGGGTCGGTGGTGGCGTCGGGCACGCCGCGGGAGGTGCTGACGCCGGAGCTGCTGGCGGAGGTGTTCGGGGTGCGGGCGGCGGTGGTGGAGCATCCGCTGACGGGGGATCCGCTGATCGCGTTCGATCACCGGGGGGTCGCGGGGGCGGATGCGGGGGCGGCGGCCGACTCCCCGGCCCCGCCCCTCCCCGTGCCCGGGGGCTGA